From Streptomyces qinzhouensis, one genomic window encodes:
- a CDS encoding ATP-binding protein: MRRRAGKAGGPGHAAGSGAGRESAGLPRRRAGRPARRAERSGRRGRRFRARLGLRTRLVFAFLFVALVTASSTAALTYREARNSVLHATQDTAVASFRDHVRGHPSLLPVDPGKLPTYLQELAALGKPRPWFVFAEYGTTVRVSSGSSPVSTVVTPALRERIKSRPYGAFQRVVKDGVPYLAVGMPVLLKSQPGMKLDSGLVLYAVLALDEEKMQIEALLTAARNGAVPGLAIALVPALLAARSVLRPVRELRRAALSMGSGKLDTRIAVRGRDELSDLARTFNETAAGLERSVTELREAEERARRFASDVSHELRTPLAGMLAVTEVLDEDAAGLDPDTARAVRLISTETGKLAVLVEDLMEISRFDARAAELNSDEVDVAETIRRTLANRHWTGRVGARLPDGIRARLDPRRFDVVMANLVGNALRHGGDPVAVTLRREAADDGSPLLAVEVTDGGPGIRPDVLPRVFDRFFKADAARTRSAGSGLGLAITAENVRLHGGTIHAANGPGGRGAVFTVTMPLDGGPRGRSREGE; the protein is encoded by the coding sequence GTGCGGCGCCGGGCCGGGAAGGCGGGCGGCCCGGGGCACGCGGCGGGGTCCGGGGCCGGACGGGAGTCCGCGGGGCTACCGCGCCGCCGGGCGGGCCGGCCGGCCCGGCGCGCGGAGCGGTCCGGCCGGCGCGGGCGCCGGTTCCGGGCCAGGCTGGGGCTGCGGACCCGGCTGGTGTTCGCCTTTCTCTTCGTCGCCCTGGTCACCGCGAGCTCCACCGCCGCGCTCACCTACCGCGAGGCGCGCAACTCGGTGCTCCACGCGACGCAGGACACCGCCGTGGCCTCGTTCCGCGACCATGTCCGCGGGCACCCCTCCCTGCTGCCCGTCGATCCCGGCAAGCTCCCGACGTACCTCCAGGAGCTGGCCGCGCTGGGCAAACCCCGGCCCTGGTTCGTCTTCGCCGAGTACGGGACGACGGTCCGCGTCTCGTCGGGCAGCAGTCCGGTGTCCACGGTGGTCACCCCCGCGCTGCGCGAGCGCATCAAGAGCCGTCCGTACGGCGCGTTCCAGCGGGTCGTGAAGGACGGGGTGCCGTATCTGGCGGTCGGCATGCCCGTACTGCTCAAGTCCCAGCCGGGCATGAAGCTCGACTCCGGTCTGGTGCTCTACGCCGTCCTGGCGCTGGACGAGGAGAAGATGCAGATCGAGGCGCTCCTCACGGCCGCCCGCAACGGCGCCGTACCGGGTCTGGCGATCGCGCTGGTGCCCGCGCTGCTGGCGGCCCGCAGCGTACTTCGCCCGGTGCGGGAGCTGCGGCGGGCCGCCCTGAGCATGGGCAGCGGGAAACTCGACACCCGGATCGCGGTCCGGGGGCGGGACGAGCTGTCCGATCTCGCCCGGACGTTCAACGAGACGGCGGCCGGTCTGGAGCGGTCGGTGACCGAGCTGCGGGAGGCGGAGGAGCGGGCCCGCCGTTTCGCCTCCGACGTCTCCCATGAACTGCGCACCCCGCTGGCGGGGATGCTGGCGGTCACGGAAGTGCTGGACGAGGACGCCGCCGGGCTCGATCCGGACACCGCCCGCGCGGTCCGGCTGATCAGCACCGAGACGGGAAAACTGGCCGTGCTGGTCGAGGATCTGATGGAGATCTCCCGCTTCGACGCCCGGGCCGCCGAACTCAACTCCGACGAGGTGGACGTAGCCGAGACCATCCGGCGCACCCTGGCGAACCGGCACTGGACCGGCCGGGTCGGCGCCCGGCTCCCGGACGGGATCCGGGCCCGGCTCGACCCGCGCCGCTTTGACGTGGTGATGGCGAATTTGGTGGGCAACGCGCTGCGGCACGGCGGGGACCCGGTGGCGGTGACCCTGCGCCGGGAAGCGGCCGATGACGGTAGCCCGCTGCTGGCTGTGGAAGTCACCGACGGCGGTCCCGGGATCCGGCCGGACGTCCTGCCGCGGGTCTTCGACCGGTTCTTCAAGGCGGACGCGGCCCGGACCCGGTCGGCGGGCAGCGGTCTGGGCCTGGCGATCACCGCGGAGAACGTACGGCTGCACGGGGGCACGATCCACGCGGCGAACGGACCCGGCGGGCGGGGCGCCGTCTTCACGGTCACGATGCCGCTGGACGGGGGGCCGCGGGGGCGGTCCCGGGAGGGGGAGTGA
- a CDS encoding response regulator transcription factor → MPRVLLIEDDPSVREGVELGLQRRGHEVAAAATGEEGLAALPEFRPDLVLLDLMLPGVNGVEVCRRIRAAGQLPIIMLTARGDDFDVVIGLEAGADDYIVKPARTEVIEARIRAVLRRIEEPGAGRQTVERHGDLVLDRTGLTVTKSGQELALAPSELKLLLYLSAAPEQVFSRQQLLEQVWEHSYHGDARLVDACVRRLRNKVEDVPGSPRYIQTLRGFGYRFGPL, encoded by the coding sequence ATGCCACGCGTTCTGCTCATCGAGGACGATCCGTCGGTCCGTGAGGGGGTGGAGCTGGGTCTGCAGCGCCGGGGCCACGAGGTCGCGGCGGCGGCCACCGGCGAGGAGGGGCTGGCGGCCCTGCCGGAGTTCCGGCCGGATCTGGTGCTGCTGGATCTGATGCTGCCCGGGGTCAACGGGGTGGAGGTGTGCCGGCGGATCCGGGCGGCCGGCCAGCTGCCGATCATCATGCTGACCGCGCGCGGCGACGATTTCGACGTCGTCATCGGGCTGGAGGCGGGCGCCGACGACTACATCGTCAAACCGGCCCGTACGGAGGTGATCGAGGCCCGGATCCGGGCGGTGCTGCGACGGATCGAGGAGCCGGGCGCCGGGCGGCAGACGGTGGAGCGCCACGGCGATCTGGTCCTCGACCGTACCGGGCTGACCGTCACCAAATCCGGGCAGGAGCTGGCGCTGGCGCCGTCGGAGCTGAAACTGCTGCTGTATCTCAGCGCGGCGCCCGAGCAGGTGTTCAGCCGTCAGCAGTTGCTGGAGCAGGTATGGGAGCACAGCTACCACGGGGACGCCCGGCTGGTGGACGCCTGTGTGCGGCGGCTCCGCAACAAGGTCGAGGATGTGCCGGGGTCGCCCCGCTACATCCAGACGCTGCGGGGCTTCGGCTACCGCTTCGGACCGCTGTGA
- a CDS encoding SDR family oxidoreductase, with translation MSAEPTPAGGGLHCLVTGATGYIGGRLVPELLAAGHRVRAMARTPRALRDHAWADRAEVVRGDVTDAESVAAAMAGIDVAYYLVHALGTGKGFEETDRRAARIFGERARAAGVRRIVYLGGLTPAGVPERELSPHLRSRAEVGRILLDSGVPATVLRAAVIIGSGSASFEMLRYLTERLPVMITPRWVRTRIQPVAVRDVLRTLTASATMPPDVSRTFDVGGPDVLTYREMMLRYAAVAGLPRRLILPVPVLTPRLSALWVGLVTPVPGAIAHPLAESLRHEVVCQENDISRYVPEVPGHPLDFDTSVALALRRVRDAGVTTRWSSASVPGAPSDPLPTDPDWAGGSLYTDERERTVDAPAGELWRVVEGIGGENGWYSFPLGWAVRGHLDRLAGGVGLRRGRRDATRLRIGDSLDFWRVEEIEPGRLLRLRAEMRLPGLAWLELCCEPLGEGRARYRQRALFHPHGLLGHTYWWSVAPFHAFVFGGMARNITRAAAAGAGRPTAARGAAAGGTPPPGG, from the coding sequence ATGAGCGCGGAACCCACCCCGGCGGGCGGCGGACTGCACTGCCTGGTCACCGGCGCCACCGGCTACATCGGCGGCCGGCTCGTACCCGAGCTCCTCGCGGCGGGGCACCGCGTCCGGGCCATGGCCCGGACGCCCCGCGCCCTGCGCGACCACGCCTGGGCGGACCGGGCCGAAGTGGTACGCGGCGATGTCACCGACGCCGAATCCGTCGCCGCCGCCATGGCCGGCATCGACGTGGCGTACTACCTCGTACACGCCCTGGGAACCGGCAAGGGATTCGAGGAGACCGACCGCCGGGCAGCCAGGATCTTCGGCGAGCGGGCGCGGGCGGCGGGCGTCCGGCGGATCGTCTACCTCGGCGGGCTCACCCCCGCCGGGGTGCCGGAGCGGGAACTCTCCCCGCATCTGCGCTCCCGCGCCGAAGTCGGCCGGATCCTCCTCGACTCCGGAGTCCCCGCCACCGTACTGCGCGCCGCCGTCATCATCGGCTCGGGCTCCGCCTCTTTCGAGATGCTCCGCTATCTCACCGAGCGGCTGCCCGTCATGATCACCCCGCGCTGGGTCCGCACCCGGATCCAGCCGGTGGCGGTACGGGACGTGCTGCGCACGCTCACCGCGAGCGCCACGATGCCCCCGGACGTCAGCCGGACCTTCGACGTCGGCGGCCCCGATGTGCTGACGTACCGCGAAATGATGCTCCGTTACGCGGCGGTCGCCGGGCTCCCGCGACGGCTGATCCTGCCGGTACCCGTCCTCACGCCCAGACTGTCCGCGCTCTGGGTCGGACTGGTCACCCCCGTTCCCGGCGCCATCGCCCACCCGCTGGCCGAATCGCTCCGTCACGAGGTGGTGTGCCAGGAGAACGACATCAGCCGTTACGTTCCCGAGGTGCCGGGGCATCCGCTGGACTTCGACACCTCGGTGGCACTGGCGCTGCGCCGGGTGCGGGATGCCGGGGTCACCACCCGCTGGTCCTCGGCCTCGGTGCCGGGCGCCCCCAGCGATCCACTGCCCACCGACCCCGACTGGGCGGGCGGCAGCCTCTACACCGACGAGCGCGAGCGGACGGTGGACGCGCCCGCCGGGGAGCTGTGGCGGGTCGTCGAGGGCATCGGCGGCGAGAACGGCTGGTACTCCTTCCCGCTCGGCTGGGCCGTCCGCGGCCATCTCGACCGGCTGGCGGGCGGTGTCGGACTGCGCCGCGGCCGCCGGGACGCCACCAGGCTGCGGATCGGCGACTCCCTCGACTTCTGGCGGGTGGAGGAGATCGAACCGGGAAGGCTGCTGCGGCTCCGTGCCGAGATGCGGCTGCCCGGTCTTGCCTGGCTGGAGCTCTGCTGCGAACCGCTGGGGGAGGGGCGGGCCCGCTACCGGCAGCGGGCCCTGTTCCATCCGCACGGGCTCCTCGGGCACACGTACTGGTGGAGCGTCGCCCCCTTCCACGCCTTCGTCTTCGGGGGAATGGCCCGGAACATCACCCGCGCCGCGGCCGCCGGGGCCGGCCGTCCGACCGCCGCGCGAGGTGCGGCCGCCGGGGGGACACCGCCCCCCGGCGGGTGA